A window of Cucurbita pepo subsp. pepo cultivar mu-cu-16 chromosome LG06, ASM280686v2, whole genome shotgun sequence contains these coding sequences:
- the LOC111796904 gene encoding CO(2)-response secreted protease: MQTISSWLFLWVCVIFLLLSENAKIAAAAAGNNGVYIVYMGSASRTDYLRLLTSVNRRNGNAVVRTYKHGFTGFAARLSEQEAHAMRQRPGVISVFPDPILKLHTTHSWDFLVSQTSVKIDSAPKADPPTSSSQPSDTIIGILDTGIWPESESFRDEGMPPIPSRWKGTCMAGDDFTSSNCNRKIIGARFYESSESDGIRFHSPRDGAGHGTHVASTAAGSAVANASYYGLAAGTAKGGSPGSRIAMYRVCMADGCHGSSILAAFDDAINDGVDVLSLSLGVPYYYKPELTTDPIAIGAFHAVEKGITVVCSAGNDGPTPGSVVNDAPWILTVAASTIDRDFESDVVLGNKKVIKGEGINFSALESSPVYPLIHGKSANKSSSSEDSARICSEGSMDEALVKGKIVICESSEEGGGSYWQGQAETVESLGGVGVVLIDDQTKLVAEKFTSPITAISSKDGDEVLAYVHSSRNPVATILPTLTVINYKPAPAIAYFSSRGPNPAVLNMIKPDISAPGVNILAAWLGNDTNSTPQPENSPLFNVISGTSMSCPHVSGVVAMVKSKNPTWSPSAIKSAIMTTAIQTNNLESPMTLDTGSVATPYDYGAGEISTTGALKPGLVYETSTTDYLIYLCGRGYNRSTIKSISNTVPDGFDCPKDSNADYISNMNYPTIAVSELKGSESKKIVRTVTNVGGDGATVYKVSVDAPGEVDVKVIPEKLEFSKNNQKQSYKVVFTSTVSTLKKEAFGSITWSNGKHRVRSPFVVTSESSRSED; the protein is encoded by the exons ATGCAAACCATTTCTTCTTGGCTCTTCCTTTGGGTTTGTGTCATCTTCTTGCTTCTTTCTGAAAATGCTAAAATAGCTGCTGCTGCAGCTGGGAACAATGGCGTTTATATCGTCTACATGGGATCCGCGTCCAGGACTGACTACCTTCGCCTTCTTACCTCTGTCAACAGGCG GAATGGAAACGCAGTGGTACGGACTTATAAACATGGGTTCACAGGATTCGCAGCTCGTCTGTCAGAGCAGGAAGCCCATGCCATGAGACAAAGGCCTGGAGTTATTTCGGTCTTCCCAGATCCAATACTGAAGCTCCACACAACTCATTCATGGGATTTCTTGGTCAGTCAGACAAGCGTCAAAATCGACAGCGCTCCCAAGGCAGATCCCCCGACCTCTTCCTCTCAGCCGTCCGATACCATTATCGGCATCTTGGACACCG GTATCTGGCCGGAATCCGAGAGTTTTAGAGACGAGGGTATGCCTCCGATACCGTCGAGGTGGAAAGGCACGTGCATGGCTGGCGATGACTTCACTTCCTCCAACTGTAACAG AAAAATCATTGGAGCAAGATTTTACGAAAGTTCTGAGAGCGACGGGATAAGGTTCCACTCACCTCGAGACGGAGCTGGACATGGAACCCACGTGGCTTCAACAGCGGCCGGCAGTGCAGTGGCTAATGCATCCTACTATGGCCTAGCAGCCGGGACGGCCAAGGGCGGCTCCCCCGGCTCAAGGATCGCCATGTATAGAGTCTGTATGGCTGATGGTTGTCATGGATCGTCAATCCTGGCAGCGTTTGATGATGCCATTAACGATGGGGTCGATGTATTATCCTTATCTCTCGGTGTGCCCTACTACTACAAACCGGAATTGACGACCGACCCCATTGCCATCGGAGCCTTTCATGCAGTTGAGAAGGGGATTACAGTTGTCTGCTCTGCTGGAAACGACGGCCCCACTCCGGGATCGGTGGTGAACGACGCGCCGTGGATTCTAACAGTGGCTGCCTCCACCATTGATAGGGATTTTGAGTCTGATGTTGTGCTGGGCAACAAAAAAGTGATCAAG GGAGAAGGTATAAATTTCTCTGCTCTTGAAAGCTCTCCTGTATACCCACTGATACATGGCAAATCGGCCAACAAATCGAGTAGCAGTGAAGACAGTGCGAG GATTTGTTCTGAAGGCTCCATGGACGAAGCTCTTGTGAAGGGGAAGATAGTTATTTGTGAGAGCAGTGAGGAAGGAGGCGGTTCCTATTGGCAAGGTCAGGCTGAAACAGTGGAGAGCCTTGGAGGGGTCGGGGTAGTTCTGATCGATGACCAAACAAAGCTAGTGGCAGAGAAATTTACTTCTCCCATCACCGCTATTAGCTCAAAGGATGGCGATGAGGTCCTTGCCTATGTTCACTCAAGCAG GAACCCAGTTGCTACAATCCTGCCCACCTTGACCGTAATAAACTATAAGCCAGCGCCCGCTATAGCATACTTTTCATCCAGAGGGCCCAATCCCGCAGTATTAAACATGATCAAG CCGGACATATCAGCACCAGGAGTGAACATTCTTGCAGCCTGGCTTGGAAATGACACAAATTCTACTCCACAACCAGAAAATTCGCCGCTCTTCAATGTGATCTCAGGAACTTCAATGTCCTGCCCGCATGTCTCCGGCGTAGTGGCCATGGTAAAATCTAAAAACCCCACATGGAGTCCCTCAGCAATCAAGTCGGCCATCATGACAACAG CAATCCAAACGAATAACTTAGAATCGCCGATGACTTTGGATACGGGATCAGTAGCTACACCTTATGATTATGGGGCAGGAGAGATATCAACCACCGGAGCATTAAAACCAGGACTAGTCTATGAAACTAGTACAACTGACTACTTAATCTACCTTTGTGGCCGAGGCTATAACCGGTCCACCATAAAGAGCATCTCAAATACTGTTCCTGATGGGTTTGATTGCCCCAAGGATTCTAATGCAGACTACATATCCAACATGAACTACCCAACAATAGCAGTGTCCGAATTGAAAGGCAGCGAAAGCAAGAAAATAGTGAGAACAGTTACAAATGTTGGTGGTGATGGTGCAACAGTTTACAAAGTCAGTGTGGACGCACCTGGGGAAGTAGATGTCAAGGTGATTCCAGAGAAATTGGAATTTTCAAAGAACAACCAGAAGCAGAGTTACAAAGTGGTGTTCACCTCAACTGTGTCCACACTGAAGAAAGAAGCCTTTGGCTCAATAACTTGGAGCAATGGAAAACATCGAGTCCGGAGTCCATTTGTCGTAACCAGTGAGAGTAGTAGGTCAGAAGATTAG